In a single window of the Natronosalvus caseinilyticus genome:
- a CDS encoding asparagine synthase-related protein, whose product MPGITAVETPPATDVLDEMLDTVCFTDDYVREDFLLADELVVAATGYEQYPVDVFETDDCTIVLEGHLYGTDDVEAAVTEAASYVREDQTEQLSSWLAERDAEFLLVVADRETGSLWILNDAFGRLPTYRATIGDTTLVTRELKAVRKLARTLEDGLEPNRLALGQQLLFGYPLGTRSLYEDVEHLPPGSLLEVETGEITSLHEFRFDSHANADRSVRANALRLRDRFVEACENRASVGEETVISLSGGLDSRAVIAGYNRVDCQLYAATSARADGGNTAEVDVARQVADALDVPWSSYIADRTEHHQSFLLETTQGMNNLGMSIGLDFAEQVAERHENAVFVTGDGGDKAIPDLTPAREVDTTDDLVEALLDGQQLFSPEEVADIVNVTAEDLVDSVRERVASYPETTLEAKHVHFLVRERGVNWLNHGEDRTRHYLWSTTPFYALPFFEEAMACPPEQKQGNELYREFLSGLSPAVVGIDYVDFGAPIDSLEFRIKQYGYNWLTNHPELKSRVTSLLKRNGNGADERPVHALSEAVRTSTDLDRYFSEEAINRIAWSGGAHTSQHRYVLYTAIAALTNDELEAA is encoded by the coding sequence ATGCCTGGAATCACGGCCGTCGAAACGCCACCGGCAACCGACGTTCTCGACGAGATGCTCGACACCGTCTGTTTTACTGACGATTACGTACGCGAGGATTTTCTGCTGGCGGACGAACTCGTCGTCGCGGCCACCGGCTACGAGCAGTATCCCGTCGACGTCTTCGAAACCGACGATTGCACGATTGTGCTCGAGGGCCACCTCTACGGGACCGACGACGTCGAAGCCGCCGTGACGGAAGCGGCGTCGTACGTTCGCGAGGACCAGACCGAACAGCTGTCGTCGTGGCTCGCCGAGAGAGACGCCGAGTTCCTGTTAGTCGTCGCCGACCGGGAGACGGGATCGCTGTGGATCCTCAACGACGCATTCGGCCGACTGCCGACCTATCGGGCGACGATCGGCGACACGACGCTCGTCACGCGCGAACTCAAAGCGGTTCGGAAACTCGCCCGGACCCTCGAGGACGGCCTCGAGCCGAACCGGCTGGCGCTCGGACAGCAGTTGCTCTTCGGGTATCCCCTCGGGACCCGGTCGCTGTACGAGGACGTCGAACACTTGCCCCCAGGGTCGCTTCTCGAGGTCGAGACCGGTGAAATCACGTCGCTGCACGAGTTCCGGTTCGATAGCCACGCCAACGCCGATCGGAGCGTCCGGGCGAACGCGCTTCGGCTCCGGGATCGGTTCGTCGAAGCCTGTGAAAATCGTGCCAGCGTCGGCGAGGAAACGGTCATCTCGCTGAGCGGTGGACTCGATTCGCGAGCAGTGATCGCCGGCTACAACCGCGTCGACTGCCAGTTGTACGCGGCGACGTCCGCAAGGGCCGACGGCGGCAACACTGCCGAAGTCGACGTCGCCAGGCAGGTCGCGGACGCGCTCGACGTCCCGTGGTCGTCGTACATCGCCGACCGGACGGAACACCACCAGTCGTTCCTCCTCGAGACGACGCAGGGGATGAACAACCTGGGGATGTCGATCGGGCTCGACTTCGCCGAACAGGTGGCCGAACGACACGAAAACGCCGTGTTCGTGACCGGAGACGGCGGTGACAAGGCGATTCCGGATCTGACCCCCGCACGAGAAGTCGACACGACGGACGACCTCGTCGAGGCACTCCTCGACGGCCAGCAACTCTTCTCGCCCGAGGAAGTCGCCGACATCGTCAACGTGACCGCCGAGGACCTCGTCGACTCCGTTCGCGAGCGGGTCGCGTCCTACCCGGAGACGACGCTCGAGGCCAAACACGTCCACTTTCTCGTGCGCGAACGGGGGGTCAACTGGCTCAATCACGGCGAGGACCGAACCCGGCACTACCTGTGGTCGACGACCCCGTTCTACGCGCTGCCGTTCTTCGAGGAAGCGATGGCGTGCCCGCCTGAACAGAAGCAGGGGAACGAACTCTACCGCGAGTTTCTCTCCGGTCTGTCGCCAGCAGTCGTCGGGATCGATTACGTCGACTTCGGGGCACCAATCGACTCGCTCGAGTTCCGGATCAAGCAGTACGGGTACAACTGGCTCACCAACCATCCAGAGCTGAAATCGCGCGTTACCAGTCTGTTGAAGCGAAACGGCAACGGAGCGGACGAGCGTCCCGTCCACGCCCTGTCCGAAGCGGTGCGGACGTCGACGGATCTGGATCGATACTTCTCGGAGGAGGCGATCAACCGAATCGCCTGGAGCGGCGGTGCACACACCAGCCAGCACCGGTACGTCCTGTATACTGCAATTGCGGCGCTTACGAACGACGAGCTCGAAGCGGCGTAG
- a CDS encoding right-handed parallel beta-helix repeat-containing protein, with translation MAKRSGTQYSPTQGSFDPSEAEVQAGDECRSSTAGGRSRRAFIGGVAATGVSLAAFSSSASAYHGYADEYDNVVNIVDAGADNTGSKSITPVLKDLRADDTLLVFPEGRYYMDEQFRFTNFDNFGIVGNNATIVPANYYNFDGPQYRLFRLGTVKNPGRKVRVEGLRVDQTAPDTGIRAIEANVTTRLDVEDIKIYGKHDSGTWGPARFNVVNPNGTGRVVDFHAKDGGEWTDNTPHAEHRSSRGPIGIVANRTEGELMFRRCHLYDFPGSGLYAINGDGQIIVHGGVYKNSSSASLRVGGTDSIIRWPQVIVDTDSGRNTSQRGIRLESGGATVKGAAIDISLDKENCYAISVMNSCSDAWIEGVKINLSGNAVQHGIVTSAGCGEVVIVDTDITHTSAGGYPLWARGTGNDDRLLCEYLTIDGRAGAESGFRDAVRIDRDNCRLNACEIAQSGKNGAARNAVTNFGQGLTIYKSTLEASQYPIVEVGNDTLYLDVDAESYSGREAACLYDESYDVAIKSSRMKNGIRDFGSDELVLYNNSY, from the coding sequence ATGGCGAAACGAAGCGGTACGCAGTATTCACCCACTCAGGGTTCTTTCGATCCTTCCGAAGCGGAAGTACAGGCAGGGGACGAGTGTCGTTCTTCAACCGCCGGTGGTCGGTCACGGCGAGCGTTTATCGGTGGCGTTGCCGCTACCGGCGTCTCGCTCGCCGCGTTCAGTTCGAGCGCGAGCGCGTACCACGGGTACGCCGACGAGTACGACAACGTCGTCAACATCGTCGATGCGGGCGCAGATAACACGGGTTCGAAATCGATTACCCCGGTTCTCAAGGACCTCCGGGCTGACGATACGCTCCTCGTCTTCCCCGAGGGCCGATACTACATGGACGAACAGTTCCGGTTCACGAACTTCGATAACTTTGGAATCGTCGGCAACAACGCGACGATCGTTCCGGCGAACTACTACAACTTCGATGGACCACAGTACCGACTGTTCCGGCTGGGAACGGTCAAAAATCCCGGCCGCAAGGTGCGAGTCGAGGGACTGCGAGTCGATCAGACGGCTCCCGACACCGGCATTCGAGCGATCGAGGCCAACGTCACGACCCGACTCGACGTCGAGGACATCAAGATCTACGGGAAACACGACAGCGGCACCTGGGGTCCCGCCCGATTCAACGTCGTCAACCCGAACGGCACCGGTCGCGTCGTCGACTTCCACGCGAAAGACGGTGGCGAGTGGACGGACAACACCCCGCACGCCGAGCACCGATCCTCTCGCGGACCGATCGGCATCGTCGCGAACCGAACCGAAGGGGAACTCATGTTCAGGCGGTGTCACCTGTACGACTTCCCCGGATCCGGCCTCTACGCGATCAACGGAGACGGACAGATCATCGTTCACGGCGGCGTCTACAAAAACAGTTCCTCCGCCAGCCTCCGCGTCGGCGGCACGGACAGCATTATCCGGTGGCCCCAGGTGATCGTCGACACGGATTCCGGCCGGAACACGTCCCAGCGAGGGATCCGCCTCGAGAGCGGCGGCGCCACGGTCAAAGGTGCCGCGATCGACATCTCCCTCGACAAGGAGAATTGCTACGCCATCAGCGTGATGAACTCCTGCAGCGACGCCTGGATCGAGGGTGTGAAGATCAACCTATCCGGTAACGCCGTTCAACACGGAATCGTTACCTCCGCAGGCTGTGGTGAAGTTGTCATCGTCGATACCGACATCACACATACCTCCGCTGGTGGCTACCCCCTCTGGGCACGGGGCACCGGCAACGACGACCGCCTTCTCTGTGAATACCTTACGATCGACGGTCGGGCCGGCGCCGAGAGCGGCTTCCGCGACGCCGTTCGCATCGACCGGGACAACTGCCGGCTGAACGCGTGTGAGATCGCTCAGTCTGGCAAAAACGGCGCTGCTCGAAACGCGGTCACCAACTTCGGTCAGGGGCTGACGATTTACAAGTCGACCCTCGAGGCGAGCCAGTACCCCATCGTCGAAGTCGGTAACGATACACTGTATCTCGACGTCGACGCTGAATCGTACAGCGGCCGTGAGGCGGCCTGCCTCTACGACGAGAGCTACGACGTCGCTATCAAGAGCAGCCGAATGAAAAACGGCATCCGCGACTTCGGTTCCGACGAGCTCGTACTGTACAACAACAGCTACTGA